A stretch of Colletotrichum lupini chromosome 2, complete sequence DNA encodes these proteins:
- a CDS encoding UAA transporter has product MSATQDNIAANGNDLVGSLDQLKLDDGETRLGPDGEPAPRTDEEYAGSQLTLRAIVSSKEAGVIIGKAGKNVAELRDETGVKAGVSKVVQGVHDRVLTITGGCQAISEAYAIVARALLEGAPAMGMGGVVSNTGTHPIKLLISHNQMGTIIGRQGLKIKHIQDVSGVRMVAQKEMLPQSTERIVEVQGTPEGIKGAIWEICKCLVDDWQRGTGTVLYNPVVRTQPGTTSTVSGTSNSYSSGGGRASEYSAPRVMRTGNGADFSTTTNNGGSGGRPYGRRSDSDAASRGPPTHDENGEELQTQNISIPADMVGCIIGRAGSKISEIRKTSGARISIAKAPHDESGERMFTIMGTAKANESALFLLYENLEAEKMRRQTANSPDTSSLGRDKTLFSIALFFFDFRISGPRIPRHAHKYGRRDGTTTTFTFRLHERFELLFGRMVLRSTFGQASEVPRSTDRDCIQPFQTEHTARLMITSCGYLFEAELLASKTLVMKIGQQLYTRPCLPIPNPPRFLTGPKISSVACVFQPLFGLWNSLLSCRKDGLLEMMAFTPMMSNHWKWQRRSDRIHGVLVSIIWGTHKRSWSFSKDIRSTSKHRLRRMVGSGVLGTNVCNADPERRHWAGLIPDKVRAAASKQWRGGTLKRLGRNGCSFDVYCLHSLVSVSTSPSRVSILLLLKLEVLSFAASRCRSLAAFRLSGPLAARAHRPRSTGIESRTHTRAFFSCLSTPAFCNTTQQSIPRRKKHSDAMARSKQATPIRRQTSSEYFSKADTLKRTPSNGNGAATSVTTKEANGKVVATPASAVVEAKEAGALQILIAVGGIYASFLTWAYLQEKLTTTPYGPTSKPEVFKYPVFLNTIQSLFAATTGLLYLWFSSRNAASLPPVFPSRGIVMPLALVAVTSSLASPFGYASLAHIDYITFLLAKSCKLVPVMLLHTTLFGKRYPLYKYLVVAGVTAGVAVFTLHSGSKKKKSVVNPDANMPWGMLLLSINLLFDGLTNSTQDYIFSTFKGYTGPQMMCANNLMSTAVTLGYLVLSPWLVHTGLGEYLGMDVAGSAGELTAALGFMARYPAVWWDVLGFAACGAVGQVFIFYTLSTFSSVLLVTVTVTRKMVTMALSVFAFGHSLTSMQWAGVSLVFGAIGAEAQIATKEKRAKEAAKRAAAAGKTQ; this is encoded by the exons ATGTCCGCTACTCAGGATAACATTGCTGCCAACGGCAACGACCTCGTCGGCTCCCTCGACCAGTTGAAGCTTGATGATGGCGAGACCCGTCTTGGCCCTGACGGAGAGCCCGCACCCCGCACCGACGAGGAGTACGCCGGCTCTCAGCTCACTTTGAGAGCCATCGTTTCCTCCAAGGAGGCCGGTGTCATTATTGGAAAGGCTGGCAAGAATGTCGCCGAGCTTCGCGACGAGACTGGCGTCAAGGCCGGTGTCAGCAAGGTCGTCCAGGGCGTTCACGATCGTGTTCTCACCATCACCGGTGGCTGCCAGGCCATTTCTGAGGCCTATGCGATTGTCGCGCGCGCTCTCCTCGAGGGCGCTCCCGCCATGGGCATGGGAGGTGTTGTCTCCAACACTGGCACCCATC CCATCAAGCTCTTGATTTCCCACAACCAGATGGGTACCATCATCGGTCGCCAAGGTCTCAAGATTAAGCACATCCAGGATGTGTCGGGCGTTCGCATGGTTGCCCAGAAGGAGATGCTACCCCAGTCCACTGAGCGCATCGTTGAGGTCCAAGGCACACCCGAGGGCATCAAGGGTGCGATTTGGGAAATCTGCAAGTGTCTCGTCGACGATTGGCAGAGAGGCACTGGTACCGTCCTCTACAACCCGGTCGTTCGCACTCAGCCGGGCACAACCTCCACCGTCAGCGGCACTTCAAACAGCTACTCTTCCGGTGGCGGTCGCGCCTCAGAGTACTCTGCCCCCCGCGTCATGCGCACTGGAAACGGTGCCGACTTCAGCACTACTACCAACAACGGCGGCAGTGGTGGTCGTCCTTACGGCCGTCGTTCCGATTCTGATGCTGCTTCCCGAGGCCCTCCCACCCACGACGAGAATGGTGAGGAGCTCCAGACTCAGAACATTAGCATTCCTGCTGATATGGTCGGTTGCATCATTGGCCGCGCTGGAAGCAAGATCTCCGAGATCCGCAAAACCTCTGGTGCCCGCATCTCTATCGCAAAG GCTCCCCACGACGAGAGTGGCGAACGCATGTTCACCATCATGGGTACCGCCAAGGCTAACGAGTCTGCCCTTTTCCTGCTCTACGAGAACCTTGAGGCGGAGAAGATGCGCCGCCAGACGGCCAACTCTCCcga CACATCATCTCTGGGACGCGACAAAACGCTTTTCTCAATTGCTTTGTTTTTCTTCGACTTTCGAATATCTGGGCCAAGGATCCCCAGACACGCGCACAAGTATGGTCGCCGGGATGGGACCACGACAACTTTCACTTTCCGTCTTCATGAACGCTTCGAGTTGCTTTTTGGGAGGATGGTCCTCCGGTCTACGTTTGGGCAGGCATCAGAGGTCCCTAGGTCTACGGACAGGGATTGTATTCAGCCTTTCCAAACCGAACATACGGCACGACTTATGATTACCTCATGCGGATACCTCTTTGAAGCAGAGTTGCTTGCTTCAAAAACATTAGTAATGAAAATCGGCCAGCAACTCTACACCCGACCCTGTTTACCCATCCCCAACCCGCCACGATTTCTCACTGGACCGAAGATATCCTCAGTGGCCTGTGTTTTCCAGCCGCTTTTTGGGCTATGGAACTCTTTACTCTCTTG TCGGAAGGATGGTCTACTGGAGATGATGGCGTTCACTCCTATGATGTCCAATCACTGGAAATGGCAAAGGCGAAGCGACCGAATCCATGGCGTTCTTGTCTCTATCATATGGGGTACTCACAAACGTAGCTGGTCATTTTCCAAAGACATTCGCTCTACAAGTAAGCATAGGCTGAGAAGGATGGTTGGAAG CGGGGTCTTGGGGACAAATGTTTGCAATGCCGATCCGGAGAGGAGACACTGGGCTGGGCTGATTCCTGATAAGGTTAGGGCGGCGGCAAGCAAGCAGTGGAGGGGAGGGACCCTGAAGAGGCTTGGGCGGAATGG CTGCTCCTTTGACGTTTACTGTCTGCATTCGCTTGTCTCCGTGTCCACATCTCCATCTCGGGTGTCTATCTTGCTGCTGCTCAAGCTCGAGGTATT AAGCTTCGCAGCCAGTCGTTGTCGCTCCCTTGCAGCGTTTCGTTTATCCGGCCCCTTAGCTGCGCGCGCCCATCGTCCACGCTCAACGGGTATTGAGTCGCGCACCCATACTCGAGCTTTCTTTTCCTGTCTTTCGACACCAGCTTTTTGCAACACGACACAGCAATCGATTCCCAGGAGAAAGAAACACAGCGACGCAATGGCGCGCTCGAAGCAGGCCACCCCTATCCGTCGACAGACATCGTCCGAATACTTTAGCAAAGCGGACACCCTCAAGCGAACGCCCAGCAACGGCAATGGCGCCGCGACTTCTGTGACTACGAAGGAGGCCAACGGCAAGGTTGTCGCCACACCTGCGTCGGCGGTTGTTGAGGCAAAGGAGGCCGGCGCCCTCCAAATCCTGATTGCTGTAGGCGGTATCTACGCCTCATT TCTGACATGGGCCTACCTCCAAGAGAAGCTCACGACGACGCCCTACGGCCCAACGTCCAAACCCGAAGTCTTCAAGTACCCCGTCTTCCTCAACACGATCCAGTCTCTCTTCGCCGCGACGACGGGCCTTCTCTACCTGTGGTTCTCCTCCCGCAACGCCGCCTCCCTCCCGCCCGTCTTCCCCTCGCGCGGCATCGTCATGCCCCTCGCTCTCGTCGCCGTCACCTCCTCCCTCGCCTCGCCCTTTGGCTACGCCTCCCTGGCGCACATTGACTACATCACCTTTTTGCTCGCAAAGTCCTGCAAGCTAGTGCCCGTCATGCTCCTCCACACGACTCTCTTTGGCAAGCGCTACCCGCTGTACAAGTACCTGGTCGTCGCGGGCGTCACGGCGGGCGTCGCCGTCTTTACCTTGCACTCGGgcagcaagaagaagaagtccGTCGTCAACCCGGACGCCAACATGCCCTGGGGCATGCTGCTTCTCAGCATCAACCTGCTGTTTGACGGCCTCACCAACAGCACCCAGGACTACATCTTTAGCACCTTCAAGGGATACACCGGCCCGCAGATGATGTGCGCCAACAACCTCATGAGCACGGCCGTCACGCTGGGCTACCTCGTGCTCAGCCCCTGGCTCGTCCACACCGGTCTCGGCGAGTATCTCGGCATGGACGTCGCCGGCAGCGCGGGCGAGCTGACGGCGGCGCTGGGTTTCATGGCGCGGTACCCCGCCGTGTGGTGGGATGTCCTCGGCTTCGCGGCGTGCGGCGCCGTCGGCCAGGTCTTTATCT TCTACACCCTCTCCACCTTCTCCTCGGTCCTCCTCGTCACCGTCACAGTCACCCGCAAGATGGTCACCATGGCCCTCTCCGTCTTCGCCTTCGGCCACAGCCTCACGAGCATGCAGTGGGCCGGCGTCTCCCTCGTCTTTGGCGCCATTGGCGCCGAGGCGCAGATTGCTACCAAGGAGAAGAGGGCCAAGGAGGCTGCGAAGCGCGCGGCGGCTGCTGGGAAGACGCAGTAA